The following proteins come from a genomic window of Actinomarinicola tropica:
- a CDS encoding MerR family transcriptional regulator — translation MATATDQPLMPAAEAAERLELTLAQLCRLIDRGELHAYRDDRSYLHVPVAEVEALATG, via the coding sequence ATGGCCACGGCCACTGACCAGCCCCTCATGCCCGCCGCCGAGGCCGCCGAACGGCTCGAGCTCACCCTCGCCCAGCTCTGCCGGCTCATCGACCGAGGCGAGCTCCACGCCTACCGCGACGACCGCTCCTACCTCCACGTCCCCGTCGCCGAGGTCGAAGCCCTCGCCACCGGGTAG
- a CDS encoding ParB/RepB/Spo0J family partition protein, giving the protein MTTTDPTHNIDTGDDMMSGEPELCWLNLADLAAHPDNPRTSLGDLTELVRSIRAHGILEPLVVLPADTDGVYRIIAGHRRHAAGLKAGVSDVPAVVRPMSPAEVIEAMLSENVNRSDLTVAEEVRAIERLMSLDDGLTPAKLCKRIGRSQAWVRSRMAVTILPARWRTALDTGDLTLAAGEAAATVADLGPDHLDAVCDQLAQSRWGDPVRVVANYRDDLRRAEAYQRALDKAQASGDRVFTSEDPAPDKAKRLGELFDPDGCTAHRGEPCHAVVVRRTGWGDGYERAEVCTDPRRHAPNRVGTATGSDLATDRIPTRHRSGSGDDSHAKRAGRLARLAHAADTFAKARGGFGQTDLTRVALRGLILEAGRDAVVFAATMLGHDEPRDVTATALLDGVDSPAGLARVAGAVALGQAESRMYWSPASEQCRDYLGLLTGSGWTPDDWTAAALAAAPADHGPDDEDGPLGDGDDAVDEDADLAG; this is encoded by the coding sequence ATGACCACCACCGACCCCACCCACAACATCGACACGGGCGACGACATGATGTCGGGCGAACCGGAGCTGTGTTGGCTCAACCTCGCCGACCTCGCCGCCCACCCCGACAACCCGCGCACCTCGCTGGGCGACCTGACCGAACTGGTCCGCTCGATCCGCGCCCACGGCATCCTCGAACCGCTCGTCGTGCTCCCCGCAGACACCGACGGCGTCTACCGGATCATCGCCGGGCACCGCCGCCACGCGGCGGGCCTCAAGGCCGGGGTCAGCGACGTGCCCGCCGTGGTCCGACCCATGAGCCCGGCCGAGGTGATCGAGGCCATGCTCAGCGAGAACGTCAACCGCTCCGACCTCACCGTCGCCGAGGAGGTCCGGGCCATCGAGCGGCTCATGTCCCTCGACGACGGCCTCACCCCGGCCAAGCTGTGCAAGCGCATCGGCCGCTCCCAAGCCTGGGTGCGGTCCCGCATGGCCGTCACCATCCTCCCGGCCCGCTGGCGCACCGCGCTCGACACCGGCGACCTCACCCTCGCCGCCGGCGAAGCCGCCGCCACCGTCGCCGACCTCGGCCCCGACCACCTCGACGCCGTCTGCGACCAACTCGCACAGAGCCGCTGGGGCGACCCCGTCCGAGTGGTGGCCAACTACCGCGACGACCTGCGCCGCGCCGAGGCCTACCAGCGTGCCCTCGACAAGGCCCAGGCGAGCGGCGATCGGGTCTTCACTAGCGAGGACCCCGCCCCCGACAAGGCCAAGCGCCTCGGCGAGCTCTTCGACCCCGACGGCTGCACCGCCCATCGCGGCGAGCCGTGCCACGCCGTCGTCGTGCGCCGCACCGGCTGGGGCGACGGCTACGAACGCGCCGAGGTGTGCACCGACCCCCGCCGCCACGCCCCCAACCGGGTCGGCACCGCCACCGGCAGCGACCTGGCCACCGACCGCATCCCCACCCGGCACCGGTCCGGCAGCGGCGACGACTCCCACGCCAAGCGCGCCGGTCGCCTCGCCCGTCTCGCCCACGCCGCTGACACCTTCGCCAAGGCCAGAGGCGGGTTCGGTCAGACCGACCTCACCCGGGTCGCGCTGCGAGGACTGATCCTCGAGGCCGGACGCGACGCCGTCGTGTTCGCGGCCACGATGCTCGGCCACGACGAACCCCGCGACGTGACCGCCACCGCGCTGCTCGACGGCGTCGACAGTCCGGCCGGGCTTGCCAGGGTGGCGGGGGCTGTCGCCCTCGGTCAGGCGGAGTCCCGCATGTACTGGTCCCCCGCCAGCGAGCAGTGCCGCGACTACCTCGGGCTGCTCACCGGATCGGGCTGGACGCCCGACGACTGGACCGCCGCTGCCCTCGCCGCTGCACCCGCCGACCACGGACCTGACGACGAGGACGGTCCCCTCGGCGACGGCGACGACGCGGTCGACGAGGACGCCGACCTCGCCGGCTGA
- a CDS encoding ArdC family protein: protein MHAEDLFAQITDQLIADIETGAAGQWRMPWHTLADAGTPTSVDGRPYRGANALWLAMVATARNWTSGTWATYRAWQRHGAQVRRGEKATQVILWKPVTPKPTDTNDDDTASDRTPRPQLLARAYAVFAAEQCDGAEEIIARRTHDLARRDTPERIADAEDYFAAIAATVIEGGNRACYQPATDTIHLPALEAFDTAAHYYGTRAHETVHWTGHHSRLARDLTGRFGTDSYAAEELVAELGAAMWCAQAGLSAVTRTDHAAYLAGWLRILRTDARALITVASRAQAAVDHLNTLAGHHTSDTNADDDEAAA from the coding sequence ATGCACGCCGAGGACCTGTTCGCCCAGATCACCGACCAACTCATCGCCGACATCGAGACCGGCGCCGCCGGCCAGTGGCGCATGCCCTGGCACACCCTCGCCGATGCCGGCACCCCCACCAGCGTCGACGGCCGCCCCTACCGCGGCGCCAACGCCCTGTGGCTCGCCATGGTCGCCACCGCCCGCAACTGGACCTCGGGCACCTGGGCCACCTACCGGGCCTGGCAGCGCCACGGCGCCCAGGTCCGCCGCGGCGAGAAGGCCACCCAGGTCATCCTCTGGAAGCCCGTCACCCCCAAGCCCACCGACACCAACGACGACGACACCGCCAGCGACCGGACACCCCGGCCCCAGCTGCTCGCCCGCGCCTACGCCGTGTTCGCCGCCGAGCAATGCGACGGCGCGGAGGAGATCATCGCCCGCCGCACCCACGACCTCGCCCGGCGCGACACCCCCGAGCGGATCGCCGACGCGGAGGACTACTTCGCGGCCATCGCCGCCACCGTCATCGAGGGCGGCAACCGGGCCTGCTACCAGCCCGCCACCGACACCATCCACCTGCCCGCCCTCGAAGCCTTCGATACCGCCGCCCACTACTACGGCACCCGCGCCCACGAGACCGTCCACTGGACCGGCCACCACAGCCGGCTCGCCCGCGACCTCACCGGCCGCTTCGGCACCGACAGCTACGCCGCCGAGGAGCTCGTCGCCGAGCTCGGCGCCGCCATGTGGTGCGCCCAGGCCGGCCTGTCCGCCGTCACCCGCACCGACCACGCCGCCTACCTCGCCGGCTGGCTGCGCATCCTCCGCACCGACGCCCGAGCCCTGATCACCGTAGCCAGCCGGGCCCAAGCCGCCGTCGACCACCTCAACACCCTCGCCGGTCACCACACCAGCGACACCAACGCCGACGACGACGAGGCCGCCGCCTGA